The genomic region CGGATCTTCCGGGTGGACGGCCAGGTACTTCAGCTCCGATCCGAAGTCCTTCATCTCGTCGGCGGAGCCCTTGACCGGATCGACGTAGCTGAGCTCGTCGAGGTCCTTCTTCACCAGCGTCTGGTCGGCGCGGGAATCCATGGTCAGGTCGGCGTGGTAGTCCGGAATCACCTGTACGCCCGGGAACGCCGAGCGCAGGGCCGTCTGCGTCGCCTCGCAGTTCGCCTGGTCGGCCACCGGATTCGTGGCCAGTTTGTCCACCACCACGGTGCCCGGGTCGGGCGTCCAGACCCAGTGCTGGTGCCCGCAGTAGTCAATACCCTGTGAACCCGCGCCCGGCGCGGTCGCGTCTCCGCGATGCGGCAGGGCGCTGACAGTCGTCCCGGCCGTCGCCAGGACGGCCAGTGCCACGCCCACGCCGGCCGCCTGATAGCGCCGGACCTTGACCCGGTGCGCGTACCCGGTCAGCACGCCGGGCACGACGTCCGCGGTCAGGTCGACGTCGTCCAGCGCGTCGTCGAAGAGGTGGCGCATCCTTTCGGTGTCGGGCTGTTCAGTTCCCATACGAGATCTCCCAGTGCTCGGAATCGGTGGCGGCGAACCCGTCGCCGAGCAGCACGCGCAGCCGGGCCAGGGCTCGCGAGGACTGGCTCTTGACGGTGCCGGCCGAGCACCCGAGCGCGGCGGCCGTGGCCTCCACGCTCAGGTCCTCCCAGTACCGCAGCACCACCACGGCCCGCGCCCTCGGCGGCAGCCGGTCCAGCGCCGCCAGCAGCGACAGGCGCACGCCTATGGCGCGGTCCGGGGCGGCTCGGTCCTCGGGCCACCCGGACTCCCAGGCCTTGCGCCACAAGGCTTTGCGCTCCCGGTCCGTCTTGCGCGCCGCGGTCCGGTAGGCGTTGATGAGGACCCGGTGGGCGTACGCGTCGACGTCGTCGACGCGCTGCACCCGCCGCCACGCGCGGCACAGATCCAGCAGCGCCGTCTGCGTCAGGTCCTGTGCGCTTTGGCTGTTCCCGCACAGCAGGTACGCCGTCCGCATCAGGTGCCGTTGCCGGGCGTGGGCGAACTCGGTGAAGTCCGCGAGCTCGTCGTCGGTGAGCCTGCCTAACACCGGATACCCGCCCTCCGTGGTGTGCTGTCGTTCATGACAGCCGCTTCAGAGTGCTGAGGCGTCCAGTTGGTTGCTCGGGACGGCCGTGTCTTTGCGCGGCAGCATGACGAAGGCGTAGAACCCGGCGAGGACGAACAGCAGGCCGGTGATCGTGAACATGGTGTCGATCGGCCCCATGTGCAGTCCGGCGACGTCGGTGTGGAAGTGGAGCATGACCGTGCTCATCAGCCAGCCGATCAGCACGGTCGAGCCGAGCTGGGTGACGCTGATGAACGGCATCAGCACCGAGACCACGCGGCCCAGCATCGCCCGCGGCGTCACCTGGATGACCAGCGGCTCGAAGGCGGCGTTGGCCATCCCGATGGGCAGCAGGCCCGCGAAGACGATGGGGATCGCGGCCCAGATGGACGTCTGCCGGGCGTAGACCAGGATCAGGATGCCGGAGGCCCCGACCGTCGTCCAGACCGTGTTCACCGTGCCGATCCGCGCCACCGCCCGGGTGGACAGCAGACCGCCCGCGATGGCCCCGGCGCCGGCCGCCATTCCGAGCAGGCCGTAGAGCTTGGGCGCGGAGTGCAGGTTCTGGGTGGTGAAGAAGACGTCGAGCGTGTTCATCGCCTGGCCGCCGAAGTTGGCGATGCAGGCCGAGACGATCACGACGATCAGCACCCGGGTCCTGGCGAAGAAGGCCAGTCCCGCCTTGAACTCGGTCCAGAAGCCGGATTCGGCGATGGCTTTGGCGGTCGGGGCGTTGTCCGGGATCGGGACCGAGCGGATCGCCAGGAAGGAGACCACGTAAGACAGGGCATTGATGATGATCGCCCACTGCACGCCGGCGGCGAACAACAACGGCGCGGCCAACGGCGGGCCGATCATGCCGGCCAGCGCGTCGGTGGACTGGGTGATGCCGGCCGCCTTGGCGATCTCCTCCGGACCGTTCACCACGTCGGGGACGACGGCCATGCGCGACGGGCCGAAGAACGTCCCCGCCGCGTTGACCGCGAAGACGACGGCGTAGATCACGGTGAGCCAGATCCCCACCGGAAGCTTGTCGGCGGGCAGGAAGGAGACGATCGCGAGCCCGCCGACCAGGACGGACCGGACCGCGTCCATCCGCAGCATCGTCCGCTTCCGGTTCCAGCGGTCGGCGAAGACGCCGGCCGCCGGGGCGATGGCGAACATCGCCAGCAGGCCTGAGATGAGAACCCCGGACACGGCGATCGGGGCCCAGCTCTTGCCGTTTCCCAGCTTCGTGGCGATCCACAGGACCAGCGTCGTGTTGAAGACGTAGTCCCCGACCTTTGACACCGCCTGGCCGTACCAGAGCCTGGTGAAATCGCGGTTGATGATGGTTTTCATGCGCCCCTCCCCGTGGTGGGCACATTTACCCACAGCGTTTTAGCGAATGTCTATACGCCGTCTTACCTTTGATGACGTACGCGAAGTACGCCAGGCTCCTGAGACGTCACCGTCCGTCCCGTCTCGTCTGCTGGGGGCTCGTCGCCAATGAAACGCAGAACATCCAGCCTGCTCACCGCCGTCGCGCTGGTGTCGGGAGCGGCCGCCTCGACGCTGGCGGCCGTGCCGGCGCAGGCCGCGGCCAACTCGGGAACCTGTGCCTCAGGCTTTGAGAAGCAGGGCCCGATCAGCTTCAACCCGTCGGCCGCGGTGGCTCCCGCGACCATCGCGATCAGCGTCGCCGGCAACACCATCGACTCGAGCAACGGCTGCAAGGCCGTCCTGGACTTCGGCGACGGCTCGTCGGCCGCGCTGTCGACGGACCAGGACGTCTCGCACGTCTATCAGAACGCCGGCGACTATCGCGTCACCCTGACACTCCAGTGGCCGGGCTACTCCCCGGCGGTCGAGAGCGGGCACCTCCTCGTCGGCGGCGCCGCCGGCCAGGCGCAGATCACCCGGATCGCGGGCGTGGACCGGCTGGACACCGCGGTGAAGATCTCCCAGAAGCAGTGGCTGACGGCGGACCCGAAGAGCAGCTGGGGCCAGGCCCAGACCGCGGTCATCGCGACCTCGGGCACGTTCCCGGACGCGCTGGCCGGCGGCCCGCTGGCCGCCTACAAGCGCGGTCCTCTGCTGCTGACGCCGTCGAACTCGGGCCTGTACGGCCCGGCCAACGACGAGATCAACCGCGTCGTCCCCAAGGGCCGCACCGTCTTCATCCTCGGCGGCTACGCGGCGGTCCCGGCCTCGGTGGACCAGCAGCTGATCAACGAGGGCTACAAGGTCCAGCGCTTCGCCGGCCAGACCCGTTTCGACACCGCGCTGCAGGTCGCGAAGTTCGGCCTCGGCGACCCGGCGAACGTGGTGGTGGCCACCGGCACCGACTTCCCCGACGCGCTGTCGGCCGGCCCGCTGGCCGCCGGACCCCGGGCCACCGAGGTCGCCGGCCAGCAGCCGCAGCCGGCCGCCATCATCCTGACCAACGGCTCAAGCTTCTTCGACCCGACCACCTCGGCGTACGTGAAGAGCAAGCTCGGCACCTCGAACTGCAAGGCGGTCACGGCCGTCGGCGGCTCGGCGGTGCACGCGCTGCACGCGCTGGCCGCCGGGCAGTGCGACAGCGAGCTGTACGGCGCGAACCGCTACGAGACCTCGGCGAAGGTCTTCGGCGAGTTCGACCTGACCTACCTGGTCGGCGTGGCCAGCGGCACCACCTTCGCCGACGCCCTGACCGGCGCCGCGTACGTGGCGAACGTGCAGCAGCCGCTGCTGCTGACCGACCCGAACAGCCTGCCCGACTCGATCGGCGCCTACTTCGACGCGATGGGCAAGCAGGCCGGGATCTCCTACGTGGACGTCTTCGGCGGGTCGAAGGCGATCACGGACACCGTGTACCAGCAGATCACCGACGCCGCCCACACGGGCCAGTACAACCCGTGAGGCGGTAGCCGGTAGTCGGCAAAGAAGGACTGCTAGACGCGCGTCCCGTTTTTCCACACCCTGTGGACAAGCGGGACGCCC from Catenulispora sp. MAP5-51 harbors:
- a CDS encoding cell wall-binding repeat-containing protein, which produces MKRRTSSLLTAVALVSGAAASTLAAVPAQAAANSGTCASGFEKQGPISFNPSAAVAPATIAISVAGNTIDSSNGCKAVLDFGDGSSAALSTDQDVSHVYQNAGDYRVTLTLQWPGYSPAVESGHLLVGGAAGQAQITRIAGVDRLDTAVKISQKQWLTADPKSSWGQAQTAVIATSGTFPDALAGGPLAAYKRGPLLLTPSNSGLYGPANDEINRVVPKGRTVFILGGYAAVPASVDQQLINEGYKVQRFAGQTRFDTALQVAKFGLGDPANVVVATGTDFPDALSAGPLAAGPRATEVAGQQPQPAAIILTNGSSFFDPTTSAYVKSKLGTSNCKAVTAVGGSAVHALHALAAGQCDSELYGANRYETSAKVFGEFDLTYLVGVASGTTFADALTGAAYVANVQQPLLLTDPNSLPDSIGAYFDAMGKQAGISYVDVFGGSKAITDTVYQQITDAAHTGQYNP
- a CDS encoding MFS transporter, which produces MKTIINRDFTRLWYGQAVSKVGDYVFNTTLVLWIATKLGNGKSWAPIAVSGVLISGLLAMFAIAPAAGVFADRWNRKRTMLRMDAVRSVLVGGLAIVSFLPADKLPVGIWLTVIYAVVFAVNAAGTFFGPSRMAVVPDVVNGPEEIAKAAGITQSTDALAGMIGPPLAAPLLFAAGVQWAIIINALSYVVSFLAIRSVPIPDNAPTAKAIAESGFWTEFKAGLAFFARTRVLIVVIVSACIANFGGQAMNTLDVFFTTQNLHSAPKLYGLLGMAAGAGAIAGGLLSTRAVARIGTVNTVWTTVGASGILILVYARQTSIWAAIPIVFAGLLPIGMANAAFEPLVIQVTPRAMLGRVVSVLMPFISVTQLGSTVLIGWLMSTVMLHFHTDVAGLHMGPIDTMFTITGLLFVLAGFYAFVMLPRKDTAVPSNQLDASAL
- a CDS encoding SigE family RNA polymerase sigma factor, which gives rise to MLGRLTDDELADFTEFAHARQRHLMRTAYLLCGNSQSAQDLTQTALLDLCRAWRRVQRVDDVDAYAHRVLINAYRTAARKTDRERKALWRKAWESGWPEDRAAPDRAIGVRLSLLAALDRLPPRARAVVVLRYWEDLSVEATAAALGCSAGTVKSQSSRALARLRVLLGDGFAATDSEHWEISYGN